The sequence below is a genomic window from Mycobacterium spongiae.
ACTCGCACTCGTCGGTGCGCTTCAACACCCCGTTCGGCGGCTTCAAGCAGTCGGGGCTGGGTCGCGAGCTCGGGCCTGATGCGCCGCTGCAGTTCACTGAGACCAAGAATGTGTTCATCGCGATCCAGGAGGGTTAGGTGGCAGCACCGGTGGATCTGCGCCAACGGCTGGCGGGTCGGGTTGCGGTCGTCACCGGCGGCGGCGGCGGCATCGGTCTGGCCGCAGCCCGCCGGATGCATGCCGAAGGCGCGATGATCGTCGTGGGTGACGTCGATCCCGCGGCAGGCGGTGCTGCCGCCGAGGAGCTTGCCGGTTTGTTTGTGCACGTAGATGTTTCCGACGAAGATGAGGTCGACCGTCTCTTTGAGACTGCCGCCGAGACCTGCGGGTCAGTCGATATCGCATTCAACAATGCCGGCATCTCGCCGCCCGAGGACGACGTCATTGAAACCACCGAAATGCCGGCCTGGCAACGAGTCCAAGACGTCAACCTCACATCGGTATACCTGTGTTGCCGGGCGGCGTTGCGGCACATGGTGCCCGCCGGGAAGGGTTCGATCGTCAACACGGCGTCCTTCGTCGCGGTCATGGGGTCGGCGACGTCACAAATCTCTTACACCGCCTCCAAGGGCGGGGTGCTGGCTATGTCACGTGAGTTGGGGGTGCAGTTCGCCCGGCAGGGCATCCGGGTCAACGCGTTGTGCCCAGGACCGGTCAATACCCCGCTGCTGCAAGAGCTGTTCGCCACCGACCCGCAGCGGGCCGCGCGCAGGTTGGTGCACGTGCCGCTGGGCCGCTTTGCGGAACCCAACGAAATCGCGGCTGCAGTAGCATTTTTGGCGAGCGATGATGCGTCGTTCATCACCGCGTCGACGTTCATGGTCGACGGCGGCATCAGCTCGGCGTACGTCACTCCGTTGTAGGGTTGGTCAGCCGCCAGCCGGAGTATGGGGCACCACCCCGGAGCGGAGCTCGAATCGGGAAGCCGCAGCGCCGCTCATGCCGCGTCCGGCCATGTTCCCGATCGGCATGAAGGGCATACCGGCCGGGGTCGCGCCAGCTGATCCACTCAGAGGTGCGGCGCTCCAGGTGCCCCTCGACAACTCAGCGCCCAACGAGCCTGCCGGCGTCGTTAGCCAACTCGGGGGCACCGACAACGCACCGATCGAGAGCCCCCGACCGACACCGGCCGACAGTGCCACGTCGCCAGCACCGCTACCCAGGGCTGATAAGCCGACCGCTTCCACAGCGCGCGCACTCGCACCGACCCCGCCCGCCAGACCGGATTCCACCGCCTTGGCTGCCGCCGCCGGCGCGGAGGCTAAGCCCCTCGACGCCGTCAGCGCCTGGTTCAGGAACGTCATGGGATACGTCGCGTATTTTGTCGGCGCGCTAAAGGTGTTGAAATGCGACATATACGATGCCGCCGACTCAAGGGTGGTCTCCAGCGAGGTGGACGCCGGCGCCGACGCGAGCCCCTGAAGTGCTTGGGGCACCGTCGATACCAGTGCAGACCCGCTCGACATGACCTCCTGTGTCTGTGTCCCGGCCGCGGCGCCGGCCGCTTCGGCGACGACGGCACCCTGACTGGCGAGTCCCGCTGCATCGGTGGTCGCCGGCGGTGAGGTGAACGGTGTGAGCTGGGATGCGGTCGCCGAAGCGGCCGCATACCCGTACATCGCCGTCGCATCCTGAGCCCACATTTCTTCGTAGTCGGCCTCGGTCGCCGCGATCGCAGGGCTGTTCTGCCCCAGGATGTTCGTCGCGATCAGCGACATGAGCAACGTACGGTTCGCAATGATCAACGGCGGCGGCACGGTCGCCGCGAACGCTGCCGCATGGGCACTGGCGGCCGCCTGGGCCTGGGTGGCCGCTTGCTCCGCCTGGGCTCCGGTGGCGCTGAGCCACGTTGCATACGGTGCGGCGGCTTGGGCCATGGCGACAGCGGCGGGGCCCTGCCATTTGATCACGAGGCCTGCGATCACCGAGCTGTAGCCACTGGCCACCGAGTAGAGCTCAGTCGCCAGTATGTCCCAGGCCCCGGCTGCGGCCAGCATCGATCCCGATCCGGGACCGGAATACATGCGCACGGAGTTGATCTCCGGCGGTAGTGCTCCGAAATCCATTGGTGTTCCTCCTTGATATTGGGTCGGGTGGTCGGTTGGTTGGCGCTATCGAATGAGACCAATGCCGACCAAAAGGTATGGATTGTCGTGTGTGGGCGCCGCCGAGAGCCGTTGCCCGCGCACGGCGGCACACTGACTCGTTGACGCCGACTTCAGGTGCGGCGCTCGGCTTGTGTTTGCGCCCGATAGGGGTGCCAACGCAGCACCAGCGCACTCGGGTTAGGTCTCACCGGCCCTGGTGGCCGTCCAGAAAAGCCTGCGCTACCGGATCAGCGCTGGGCTACACAGAGTTCGTGCAGGAGTGCTTGACCGTTGTGCGGAGTGGCAGGCGCACGGGATCGCGGTACACCCAAGGGGAGTCCGGTGGTCGTCAGGGAAGCCGGCGTTCGCCGTGACCACTCCGGGGGCGCCGAGCGTGACCAATCCGGCGGCCGATCACGCTTTATCCCAGCGCTTTTCAGCGGATCTTGAGGCAAAGACGCTTGGTCGCAGGACACTACGGGGCTCGACCCATCAACCTCGCGGACTGGACCGATAGCAA
It includes:
- a CDS encoding PPE family protein, with protein sequence MDFGALPPEINSVRMYSGPGSGSMLAAAGAWDILATELYSVASGYSSVIAGLVIKWQGPAAVAMAQAAAPYATWLSATGAQAEQAATQAQAAASAHAAAFAATVPPPLIIANRTLLMSLIATNILGQNSPAIAATEADYEEMWAQDATAMYGYAAASATASQLTPFTSPPATTDAAGLASQGAVVAEAAGAAAGTQTQEVMSSGSALVSTVPQALQGLASAPASTSLETTLESAASYMSHFNTFSAPTKYATYPMTFLNQALTASRGLASAPAAAAKAVESGLAGGVGASARAVEAVGLSALGSGAGDVALSAGVGRGLSIGALSVPPSWLTTPAGSLGAELSRGTWSAAPLSGSAGATPAGMPFMPIGNMAGRGMSGAAASRFELRSGVVPHTPAGG
- a CDS encoding 3-oxoacyl-ACP reductase, whose protein sequence is MDLRQRLAGRVAVVTGGGGGIGLAAARRMHAEGAMIVVGDVDPAAGGAAAEELAGLFVHVDVSDEDEVDRLFETAAETCGSVDIAFNNAGISPPEDDVIETTEMPAWQRVQDVNLTSVYLCCRAALRHMVPAGKGSIVNTASFVAVMGSATSQISYTASKGGVLAMSRELGVQFARQGIRVNALCPGPVNTPLLQELFATDPQRAARRLVHVPLGRFAEPNEIAAAVAFLASDDASFITASTFMVDGGISSAYVTPL